One window of Diabrotica undecimpunctata isolate CICGRU chromosome 8, icDiaUnde3, whole genome shotgun sequence genomic DNA carries:
- the LOC140447584 gene encoding uncharacterized protein: MIIFGYVLVTLILGAVLIKHSKKEHPKKIFNVYAQKGKWYYIKYIVISLLIFIKRFKYYIYGKNNIEKIHNLEKLQMLSNHNLAFDAVYFQAASQTGIYYCAGMERRHGGKIVGLVYIVHPDYGVLESEELPNTIMDATVLSLYNQDSFSGGGMTFMPVVPMKKWKIGFNGTMKFQDNPQKRVHVNFEADWTSDYDWFFLEVDVPISTLARSLATEEWSEQLFQNLKKVHQRHYEQMGYVNGTLEIDGEAFPIVNWGSFRDHSFGFKRDWSLMHRFIYTTLILSDKTKIVLGLISQPITMSHLEMGFVNHPDGRIHPVEKIDLLLYEHAENGVLPKELSFSFKAAGVSYDVQMEFIYEATHYKGSHEDIIITARFVKCAVNGIPGRGFSDWQYNKCIFK; the protein is encoded by the exons ATGATTATTTTTGGATATGTATTGGTTACTCTGATCCTTGGAGCAGTTTTAATAAAACATAGTAAAAAAGAACACCCAAAAAAGATTTTTAATGTTTATGCTCAGAAAGGAAAAtggtattatattaaatatatcgtAATAAGTTTGTTGATATTTATAAAAaggtttaaatattatatatatggtaAAAACAACATTGAGAAGATACATAATTTGGAAAAGCTTCAGATGTTATCCAACCATAATCTT GCATTTGATGCAGTCTATTTTCAAGCTGCATCTCAAACTGGAATATACTATTGCGCTGGTATGGAGCGGCGACATGGTGGCAAAATCGTTGGATTAGTTTATATTGTG cACCCTGATTATGGAGTACTAGAAAGCGAGGAATTACCTAATACAATTATGGACGCGACAGTATTATCTTTGTACAATCAAGATAGTTTTTCTGGTGGTGGTATGACTTTTATGCCTGTAGTGCCAATGAAAAAATGGAAAATTGGTTTTAATGGCACAATGAA ATTTCAGGATAATCCCCAAAAACGTGTACATGTGAATTTTGAAGCTGATTGGACAAGTGATTACGACTGGTTCTTTCTTGAAGTTGATGTACCTATATCAACTCTAGCCAGAAGTTTAGCAACTGAAGAGTGGTCCGAGCAATTGTTTCAAAATTTAAAGAA AGTACATCAACGTCATTATGAACAAATGGGTTATGTAAACGGAACGTTAGAAATAGATGGAGAAGCATTTCCAATTGTAAATTGGGGTTCATTTAGAGATCACAGTTTTG gtTTTAAAAGAGACTGGTCGCTTATGCATCGTTTTATCTATACCACTCTTATTTTATCCGACAAAACAAAGATCGTTTTAGGTTTAATAAGTCAACCAATTACCATGTCACATCTAGAAATGGGATTCGTTAACCATCCAGATGGTAGGATTCATCCTgttgaaaaaattgatttacttcTGTACGAGCACGCTGAAAATGGAGTTTTACCCAAGGAACTAAGTTTCAGTTTTAAAGCAGCAGGAGTGTCATATGATGTGCAAATGGAATTTATATATGAAGCGACACATTATAAAGGAAGCCATGAAGACATTATTATTACCGCAAGATTTGTTAAATGTGCTGTTAATGGTATTCCAGGAAGAGGCTTCTCTGACTGGcaatataataaatgtatttttaaataa